The DNA segment TTGCTGACGGGCGGGACGAGCGGTATCGGCGCCGTCGCCGCCCGGAAGCTGGCGTCCGAAGGCGCGACGGTCGCGATCGTCGGCCGCGACGAGACCCGCGGTCGTCAGCTCGCCGACGACCTGACGACGTCGACGGCCGGCGCGGTTCGCTTCCATCGAGCGGATCTCGCGACCCAGAGCGCGGTTCGGCGGCTGGCCGCGGAGATCGCGAACACGTACGACTGCCTCGACGTGCTCGTCCACAACGCCGGACTCTCGAAAGGGGAACGCACGATCACCGAGGACGGCGTCGAGCTCACCCTCGCCGTCAACCACCTCGCGCCGTACCTGCTCACCCACGACCTGCTGGACCTGCTCCGCGGGGCGCCCACCGCGCGCGTCGTCGTCACCGCCTCCGGGGTCCACGCCCGCGGAGAGCTCGACTTCGACGATCTCCGGCTGGAGCGGGAGTACAGCGCGCTCGATGCCTACGCCCGGTCGAAGCTGGCGAACGTCGCGTTCACCGTCGAGCTCGCAGACCGGCTCGACGACGGGAGCGCCATCGTCGCGAACTGCCTTCACCCGGGGTTCATCCCGTCGACGGGGCTGTTCCGGAACGCCGGGCTCCGAACGCGGCTGTTCGCGCGGATCGCCGCGGCGGTCCCCGGGTTCGGCACGACCCCCAAGACGGGTGCCGACCGGCTCGTCGAACTCGCGACGGCGCCCGAGTACGGACGCCGTTCCGGCCGGTACGTCGGGACGGACGGTCCGGAGGAGCCCGCGCCAGCCGCGACCGATCCCGAGTTCCGAGAGCGACTCTGGCGCGTCAGCGCCGACCTCGTCGGCGTCGAACCGGAGTGGCCGTGACGGAGAACGACCCTGGTTTCGACGTCTCGTTTCGAGTCTCCACGGTACACGTACACGGCTGCGTGTGGCGGTTCGATCTCACTTTCCGTGAGCCAACGGCCGGTCGCTCCCATCGACTGTGCCACTCCGTGGACGAAACCGTTTCACCTCCGTGAGAAGTATCCGGCAACGATGAATGGAGTCCTTCGCCGGCTCAAGCGCCCATTGGTGTATCTGATGGGATCGGCATACGTCGTCGCGGGCGTCTTGCATTTCGTCGTACCCGAGCTCTACGTCCAGATCGTCCCACCGGTCTTTCCAGCAGCGCTTGCACTCGTCTATCTGTCCGGACTCGCCGAAATAGCCGTCGGGATCGGGCTCTTGATTCCTCGCACTCGACGGCACGCAGCGTGGGCGACGGTTGCGTTGCTCGTAGCGATCTTCCCAGCAAACGTCTACATGGCGACTCACGGGGTCGGTATCGAGGGGCTACCGGGCGGTGGCGATCCCTCCGGCGTCGTTCGCTGGGGACGACTCCCCCTCCAGGGCGTGTTGATTCTCTGGGCGTTCTGGTACACTCGACCACTGACCGGACAGGCCACCGTCGATACTGGCGGATAGCGATCCTCTACGGGCATGTACCGTCCCGAGTGACGCCGACTCACGGACTGATCGTTCGGAAGGGACGCACTCCGGATTCAGTCCGCCCGCTGAATCCCCTCACTACCCAACGCGGTTCGACGGGCTCGTCCGCGTATCGGGTGGTTCGTGGATCCGGGTAGCTCTCCGATCGTACGCTTCTCGTCCGCTTCGCCGCCATACCAACGCTGAGGTGGTACGCGTCCATCCCTCCGTCATGGGTTCGCTCAATCCCGATTTCACCGGCGAAACGGTCGTCGTCACCGGCGGCAGCTCCGGCATCGGCCGCGCGGTCGCGCTGGCGTTCGGCGAGGCGGGCGCGACGGTGCTCAACGTGGACGTCCGCGCCGATCCGAAGGACACGGCCGCCGAGGTACCGACACACGAGGCCATCCGCGAGCGTGGCGGCACGGCGTCGTACGCCGAGTGTGACGTCTCCGACCCCGACCAGATCGACGACGTCATCGAGGCGGCCCGCGAGTTCGGCGGCGCTGACGGGCAGGGCCCGTCCGCTCGTGGGACGTCGTCCTCCGGCGTCGACGTCATGATCAACAACGCGGGCTTCTACACCAAGCGTCGGTTCCGGGACGTCACGCCCGAGGAGTTCGAGCAGGTCCACGGGGTCAACGCCCGCGGAGCGTTCTTCGGGACCCAGAAGGCCGCGAACGACATGATCGAACGCGGCGAGCCGGGCGTCGTCATCAACACGGCCTCGAACACGCAGGGACGCGCCGCGTGGGACCACTCGCACTACGCCGCGACCAAGGGCGCGATCCGGATGATCACGCGCAGCGCCGCGCTCGAACTCGCGGGCGAGGGGGTTCGGGTGAACGCCGTCGCTCCCGGTCCCGTCGCCACCGAGATCCGCGAGGGCTGGAAGGAGGAAGCACAGGAGATGGGTCCTACCGGGGAGACGCCGGATCTGCCGCTGCGGGCGGCGATGCCGGCGGAGCTCCCCGGCGCGTACCTGTATCTCGCGAGCGACGAGGCCTCGTACGTCACCGGCGAAACGGTGTGGGTCGACGGGGGTGGCCACGTCTGTTGAGGGGGTGACACCGGTCGAGATCCAGCTACAGGGTTCGGCGACCGTCGCCGGTCGCCGTCCGACGGACCGCCGAGTCCGACGACTGCCGTTACAGACGGCCGTCTGCATGAAGGAATCCCTCTACCACCCGGTTCAGGTGAACACGGCCTGCTGAACGGAGGCGAGCCGAAACGACGGTGACCTATTTCACCGGTCCGTCCGTACGGAGGACATGAGATTTGCCGTGTTCGGTGCCGGAGGGGTCGGCGGCTACCTCGGCGCTCGGCTCGCCGATGCGGGCCACGAGGTCCACCTCATCGCACGAGGTGAGCACCTCGCCGCGCTCCGATCCGAGGGGCTGCGTGTCGTAAGCGTCCTCGGGGACGCCGCGGTCGATCTACCCGCGACCGACGACCCGGCCGACATCGGGCCCTGTGACTACGTGCTGTTCTGCGTAAAGGCGTACGACACCCGCGACGCCGCCACGGATCTGTCCCCGCTTCTTGGGGAGGAGACGGCCGTCGTGTCGTTCCAGAACGGCGTCGACAACGAGCGATGGCTCGCCGACGCGATCGGAGAGGAGCACGTGGTCGGTGGCGTCGCCTACGTCTTCTCGACGATCGCGGAACCGGGTGTCGTCGAGCACACCGGCGGTCCGGCCCGGTTCGTCGTCGGCGAACTCGACGGCCGACGAACCGACCGCATCGAGACGCTCGACCGTGCCCTATCGGAGAGCGAGGGGATCGAGGCGGTGCTCGCGGACGAGATCCGCGTCGAACTCTGGCGGAAGTTCACCTTCATCTGTGCGCAGGCGGGGATGACGGCGACGACCCGGCTTCCGGTGGGCGAGATCCGCGAGACCGACGCTTCGTGGGCGATGTACCGTCGGATCATGGAGGAGGTGGCCGCGGTCGCTCGGGCGGAGGGCGTCGATCTGCCCGAATCGACCGTCGCCGAGTGGCTCGACTTCGCGCGCGATCTCGATCCGGGGATGTACTCGTCGCTCCACTACGATCTCACGCACGACAAGCGAATGGAACTCGACGCGCTCCACGGTTCCGTCGTTCGACACGCGGACGACGTCGGCGTCGATGTGCCGATGAACGAAGCCGTCGACGCGATCCTGCGTCCCTGGGCCGATCGAACCGCGTGATCGATCGCTCCTAGTTCCCTTCGTACCGATTCCGATACGCCAACGCGATCGAACCAGCCCCGAGCTATCGTCCCGACCGGCTTTTTTTGCGATCCCTCGCTATGAGGTGCGTATGGGGGCGACGATAAACGGGACGGTTCGAGTAATAGGGAATCCGGCGAATCCGAACGTGACGGTCCTCGGATACGCGCCGCTGACCGTCTTCATCAGCCTCGCGTACACCATCGCGCTCGCGCCGTACGCCGTCCTCACCTCGTATGTCTTCCGTGCCGCGATGGTGACGAAGCGAACCCCCGAGGAGGGACCGTTCGTTCTGGACGCCGATCGGGAGACGGCGTACGATCAGCGGTCCGACGGGCAGAACCGCGACGGGCCACCGTTGCTGTTCCGTCCCGACACCCCTTCGAGGTGAAGTGACTACCCCGTCGGAATAGTTACGATAAATACTACTGCCCAAAACGTTATAGATAATTAGCAGTGTTACCATTACCCATGGACGATTCGGTCCCGACGAAACGGAAGCTCTGGACCGCCGTCGTCGTATCGGCCGTCGTCCTCGGCGCGATACGCCTGGCCGAGACCGCCGGCTACGACGGGACCGGTGTCGGTGCGCTCTTCGTCCTCTTCCTGGTCGTTCTCGTGGTCGCTACGGTCGGTGTCGGCGTCGTCTCCGTCGCCGATCGGGTTCGGTCCTGATCCCCCTCTGTGATCGGGATCTCGGACGAGCG comes from the Halalkalicoccus sp. CG83 genome and includes:
- a CDS encoding SDR family NAD(P)-dependent oxidoreductase, whose product is MDRPGDDLTVLLTGGTSGIGAVAARKLASEGATVAIVGRDETRGRQLADDLTTSTAGAVRFHRADLATQSAVRRLAAEIANTYDCLDVLVHNAGLSKGERTITEDGVELTLAVNHLAPYLLTHDLLDLLRGAPTARVVVTASGVHARGELDFDDLRLEREYSALDAYARSKLANVAFTVELADRLDDGSAIVANCLHPGFIPSTGLFRNAGLRTRLFARIAAAVPGFGTTPKTGADRLVELATAPEYGRRSGRYVGTDGPEEPAPAATDPEFRERLWRVSADLVGVEPEWP
- a CDS encoding DoxX family protein, which gives rise to MGSAYVVAGVLHFVVPELYVQIVPPVFPAALALVYLSGLAEIAVGIGLLIPRTRRHAAWATVALLVAIFPANVYMATHGVGIEGLPGGGDPSGVVRWGRLPLQGVLILWAFWYTRPLTGQATVDTGG
- a CDS encoding SDR family NAD(P)-dependent oxidoreductase, with the translated sequence MGSLNPDFTGETVVVTGGSSGIGRAVALAFGEAGATVLNVDVRADPKDTAAEVPTHEAIRERGGTASYAECDVSDPDQIDDVIEAAREFGGADGQGPSARGTSSSGVDVMINNAGFYTKRRFRDVTPEEFEQVHGVNARGAFFGTQKAANDMIERGEPGVVINTASNTQGRAAWDHSHYAATKGAIRMITRSAALELAGEGVRVNAVAPGPVATEIREGWKEEAQEMGPTGETPDLPLRAAMPAELPGAYLYLASDEASYVTGETVWVDGGGHVC
- a CDS encoding 2-dehydropantoate 2-reductase, whose protein sequence is MRFAVFGAGGVGGYLGARLADAGHEVHLIARGEHLAALRSEGLRVVSVLGDAAVDLPATDDPADIGPCDYVLFCVKAYDTRDAATDLSPLLGEETAVVSFQNGVDNERWLADAIGEEHVVGGVAYVFSTIAEPGVVEHTGGPARFVVGELDGRRTDRIETLDRALSESEGIEAVLADEIRVELWRKFTFICAQAGMTATTRLPVGEIRETDASWAMYRRIMEEVAAVARAEGVDLPESTVAEWLDFARDLDPGMYSSLHYDLTHDKRMELDALHGSVVRHADDVGVDVPMNEAVDAILRPWADRTA